A region of Nostoc sp. 'Peltigera membranacea cyanobiont' N6 DNA encodes the following proteins:
- a CDS encoding phycobilisome linker polypeptide: MSRLFKITALVPSQTRIRTQRELQNTYFTKLVPYENWFREQQRIQKAGGKIIKVELATGKQGANTGLS; the protein is encoded by the coding sequence ATGTCCCGTTTGTTTAAAATTACTGCTCTAGTTCCTAGCCAAACCCGAATTCGTACCCAACGCGAACTGCAAAATACTTACTTCACTAAGCTAGTTCCTTATGAAAACTGGTTCCGCGAACAGCAACGTATTCAAAAAGCAGGCGGCAAAATCATCAAAGTAGAACTGGCAACTGGTAAGCAAGGCGCTAATACTGGCTTGTCGTAA